One genomic segment of Caloranaerobacter ferrireducens includes these proteins:
- a CDS encoding response regulator, with product MGRMIKLKKKITVLIVDDHSLMRQGLKQILELESDIKVIGQASNGEEAIHMTLEYKPDVVLLDINMPLINGIEALRRLKDIGVDSKIVMLTIHDDREYLYETLNIGADGYVLKDADSETLIKAIRDVYSGKSFIQPSLATYLAKEYKAANKDSDKSSVKDVLTRREYEVLTLVAEGLNNKEIAERLYISEKTVKNHVSNIFRKINVNDRIQAAIYAYRNNIKKL from the coding sequence ATGGGAAGGATGATTAAATTGAAAAAAAAGATAACAGTACTTATAGTTGATGACCATTCTTTGATGAGACAGGGGCTAAAGCAAATATTAGAGCTAGAAAGTGATATCAAAGTAATAGGACAAGCTTCTAATGGTGAGGAAGCAATTCATATGACTCTTGAATACAAACCTGATGTTGTGTTATTGGACATAAATATGCCTTTGATAAATGGTATAGAGGCTTTAAGAAGGTTAAAAGATATAGGAGTAGATTCGAAAATAGTCATGCTTACTATTCATGATGATAGAGAGTATTTATATGAAACTTTAAATATAGGTGCAGATGGATATGTATTAAAGGACGCAGATTCAGAAACTTTAATAAAAGCAATACGTGATGTCTATAGTGGGAAATCGTTCATTCAACCAAGTCTTGCTACATATTTAGCAAAAGAGTATAAAGCTGCAAATAAAGATAGTGATAAAAGCTCGGTTAAAGATGTATTAACCAGAAGGGAATACGAAGTATTAACTTTAGTCGCAGAAGGTTTGAATAATAAAGAGATAGCTGAACGATTATATATAAGTGAGAAGACGGTTAAAAATCATGTTTCAAATATTTTTAGAAAAATAAATGTAAATGATAGAATACAAGCAGCGATATACGCTTATAGAAATAATATTAAAAAGCTTTAA
- a CDS encoding aminopeptidase, translating to MSEKSQGKVLQEELTHKWDNIWEVMEATEEEKVFEFAEGYKEFLNRGKTERESALEIVRIARENGYISLEEIIEKGTKIEPGMKIYAVNKEKAVVMFVIGKECLTKGMNIIGSHIDAPRIDLKPNPLYEDGELALLKTHYYGGIKKYQWVSMPLALHGVVIKSNGEKVNIVIGEDENDPVFFITDLLPHLAKDQVAKKLGEGITGEGLNIIIGSIPYRDKELNEKIKLNVLKLLNEKYGIKEEDFTTAELEVVPAGKARDVGIDRGLIAAHGHDDRVCAYASLKAILEIDTPQKTAVALFVDKEEVGSYGNTGMHSMFFENVVSELIELTTESYSELKTKRALANSRVLSADVCAAFDPNYPEVLDKRNAPFIGKGVTLVKYTGVRGKAGCNDANAEYISEIRRIFNENNVVWQIGELGKVDQGGGGTIAFILANYGMEVVDCGVPVLSMHAPYELVSKSDVYMTYKGYKAFFNA from the coding sequence ATGAGCGAAAAGTCACAAGGTAAAGTTTTACAGGAAGAATTAACACATAAATGGGATAATATTTGGGAAGTGATGGAAGCTACTGAAGAGGAAAAGGTTTTCGAGTTTGCTGAGGGGTATAAAGAGTTTTTAAACAGAGGAAAAACTGAAAGAGAATCAGCATTAGAAATAGTTAGAATAGCTAGAGAAAATGGTTACATATCTTTAGAAGAAATTATTGAAAAAGGTACTAAAATTGAACCAGGAATGAAAATTTATGCTGTTAACAAAGAAAAAGCAGTAGTAATGTTTGTTATTGGTAAAGAATGTTTAACTAAAGGAATGAATATAATAGGTTCACATATAGATGCACCTAGAATTGACTTAAAACCTAATCCTCTTTATGAAGATGGAGAGTTAGCATTACTTAAAACTCATTATTATGGCGGAATAAAAAAGTATCAATGGGTTTCAATGCCTTTAGCATTACATGGAGTTGTAATTAAATCAAATGGTGAGAAAGTAAATATAGTTATTGGTGAAGATGAAAATGACCCTGTATTCTTTATTACAGATCTTCTTCCTCATTTAGCAAAAGATCAAGTAGCTAAAAAGTTAGGTGAAGGTATAACAGGTGAAGGTTTAAATATAATAATAGGAAGTATTCCATATAGAGATAAAGAGTTAAACGAAAAAATTAAATTAAATGTACTTAAGTTGTTAAATGAAAAGTACGGTATAAAAGAAGAAGATTTTACTACTGCTGAATTAGAAGTAGTTCCAGCAGGAAAAGCTAGAGACGTTGGTATAGACAGAGGTTTAATTGCTGCTCATGGACATGACGATAGAGTTTGTGCTTATGCGTCACTTAAAGCAATACTAGAAATTGATACACCACAAAAAACTGCTGTAGCTTTATTTGTAGATAAAGAAGAGGTAGGAAGCTATGGTAATACAGGAATGCATTCAATGTTCTTTGAAAATGTAGTGTCAGAATTAATAGAGCTTACAACTGAAAGCTATAGTGAATTAAAAACAAAGAGAGCTTTAGCTAATTCAAGAGTTCTTTCTGCTGACGTATGTGCAGCCTTTGACCCAAATTATCCTGAAGTATTAGACAAGAGAAATGCACCTTTTATTGGAAAAGGGGTAACTTTAGTTAAGTATACAGGAGTAAGAGGTAAAGCAGGTTGTAATGATGCTAATGCTGAATATATTAGTGAAATTAGAAGAATATTTAATGAAAACAATGTTGTTTGGCAAATTGGTGAATTAGGTAAAGTAGACCAAGGTGGTGGAGGAACAATAGCTTTCATTTTAGCTAATTATGGAATGGAAGTTGTTGACTGTGGTGTGCCGGTATTAAGCATGCATGCTCCATATGAACTTGTAAGCAAGTCAGATGTATATATGACATATAAAGGTTATAAAGCTTTCTTTAATGCATAA
- a CDS encoding selenium metabolism-associated LysR family transcriptional regulator — protein MLTNCNLLITIIKEYESGDIMDFRQLETFVEVVKLKSFSKAAEKLYLTQPTVTNHIQNLENELGTLLLNRTERKITPTEAGNILYKYAIDILNTRDMACFNLGAYRGKIEGHLEISASSIPKLYILPQLIKSFSKKFPNVTFSINNKDSKEVVKNILDGITDFGIIGAKYYSKHLEYIELIDDNIVLITPNNEKYSWENNEEIDPKILLNERIILRELGSGTRHVVEKALKENNYNLNSFNIVACVEDNETIKKFTELGIGISFISEKAIEKEVMNGTLKKFKLKGINLTRKFYLIYHKNRQLSPLNLTFKEFILNYINGEK, from the coding sequence TTGTTGACAAATTGTAATTTATTAATTACGATAATTAAAGAATATGAAAGTGGTGATATTATGGATTTTAGACAACTTGAAACTTTTGTTGAAGTAGTAAAACTAAAAAGTTTTTCTAAAGCTGCTGAAAAACTATATTTAACTCAACCAACTGTTACAAATCATATTCAAAATCTAGAAAATGAATTAGGAACTTTATTATTAAATAGAACTGAAAGAAAAATAACCCCAACAGAAGCAGGTAATATTTTATATAAATACGCAATTGATATTCTTAATACAAGAGACATGGCTTGTTTTAATTTAGGTGCATATAGAGGTAAAATAGAAGGACATCTAGAAATCAGTGCTAGCTCAATACCTAAGCTATATATTCTGCCACAATTAATCAAAAGCTTTTCCAAAAAGTTTCCTAATGTAACATTCTCAATAAATAATAAAGATTCAAAAGAAGTTGTAAAAAACATATTAGATGGAATAACAGATTTCGGTATAATAGGAGCTAAATATTATTCTAAACACCTAGAATACATAGAACTAATAGATGATAATATAGTCTTAATTACTCCCAATAATGAAAAATATTCATGGGAAAATAACGAGGAAATAGATCCTAAAATATTATTAAATGAAAGAATAATACTTAGAGAATTAGGCTCTGGTACAAGACATGTAGTTGAAAAGGCATTAAAAGAAAACAATTATAATTTAAATAGTTTTAATATTGTAGCTTGTGTTGAAGATAATGAAACTATTAAAAAGTTTACAGAACTGGGAATTGGAATTAGTTTTATATCTGAAAAGGCTATTGAAAAGGAAGTAATGAATGGTACACTGAAAAAGTTTAAATTGAAAGGTATAAACTTAACGAGAAAATTCTACTTAATTTATCATAAAAATAGACAACTATCTCCTTTAAATCTAACTTTTAAGGAATTTATTCTCAATTATATTAATGGAGAAAAATAG
- a CDS encoding phosphatase PAP2 family protein → MMKFLKKNKYVLLIVVLIMLKVMYLVINTLDMRKHHLISHLDNYIPFISWMVIPYVLWYFYIWSTLLYLLIKDKKLFVTHSLAVILGQTISLIIFLLYPTYIIRPEVIGNDIFSKLIILIYSNDNPVNAFPSIHVLQSVLTHVAILNLKDIKKSTKIFSYIFSTMVILSTITIKQHYVIDVVGGYLLATICAKFVYEIFYGRYKANTLDMIFSTNK, encoded by the coding sequence ATGATGAAGTTTTTAAAAAAAAATAAATATGTGTTACTTATAGTAGTTTTGATAATGCTTAAAGTTATGTATTTAGTAATAAATACATTAGATATGAGAAAGCATCATTTAATAAGCCATTTGGATAATTATATTCCTTTTATTAGTTGGATGGTTATACCTTATGTATTATGGTATTTCTATATATGGAGTACTTTATTATATTTATTAATTAAAGACAAAAAGTTATTTGTTACACATTCATTAGCAGTAATTTTGGGACAAACTATTTCTTTAATAATATTTTTATTATATCCAACATATATTATTAGACCTGAAGTAATTGGTAATGATATTTTTAGTAAGTTAATAATTTTAATATATTCAAACGATAATCCAGTAAATGCTTTTCCAAGCATTCATGTTTTACAGTCAGTCTTAACTCATGTGGCTATTTTAAATCTAAAAGATATAAAGAAATCAACAAAAATATTTTCTTATATATTTTCTACAATGGTTATATTGTCTACAATTACTATAAAGCAGCATTATGTAATAGATGTTGTAGGAGGATATTTATTAGCAACAATATGTGCGAAATTTGTTTATGAAATATTCTATGGAAGATACAAAGCTAATACTTTAGACATGATTTTTTCAACAAATAAGTAA
- a CDS encoding permease — MINYIIYVITFILLGISFRKDKQKTKKALKKSWRAFNNILPEFLGVIMLVGVLLSIFNADVISRLIGKESGWIGIVASAVVGAITLIPGFVAFPTAALLLQNGAGYMQIGAFVSALMMVGIITIPVENRYFGKKLTILRNSFAFLFSFLVAYVIGKVVGGI; from the coding sequence ATGATAAATTATATTATTTATGTTATTACTTTTATTTTGCTGGGAATATCTTTTAGAAAAGACAAACAGAAAACTAAAAAAGCTTTAAAAAAATCGTGGAGAGCATTTAATAATATATTACCTGAGTTTTTAGGAGTTATTATGTTAGTAGGGGTGCTTCTTTCAATATTCAATGCTGATGTTATATCTAGATTAATAGGTAAAGAATCAGGATGGATTGGGATAGTTGCATCAGCTGTTGTAGGAGCAATAACACTAATACCAGGATTTGTAGCTTTTCCAACAGCGGCTTTGCTTTTACAGAATGGGGCTGGATATATGCAAATAGGTGCTTTTGTTTCTGCATTAATGATGGTAGGAATTATTACAATACCAGTAGAGAATCGATATTTTGGGAAAAAGCTTACTATTTTGAGAAACAGTTTTGCATTTTTATTTTCATTTTTAGTTGCTTATGTTATAGGAAAGGTTGTTGGAGGAATATGA
- a CDS encoding permease, producing MKIIKRYSFPLVGIFIITIITLFNRELGMKTFNTAIYGVKEMVLVIPPVFILLGLLDIWVPRETMVKYMGESSGLKGVILAIILGSAAAGPLYGAFPIAAIFMKKGVKFSNVLIFIGAWSTTKVPMFLFEMSALGVRFAVTRLLIDIPGIIIIAHILNLLLTKDEIEEIYKNAESILD from the coding sequence ATGAAAATAATAAAAAGATATAGTTTCCCATTAGTAGGTATTTTTATTATAACAATCATTACTTTATTTAATAGAGAATTAGGAATGAAAACTTTCAATACAGCAATATACGGTGTTAAAGAAATGGTTTTAGTTATTCCACCAGTTTTTATACTTTTAGGACTATTAGATATATGGGTTCCTAGAGAAACTATGGTGAAATATATGGGAGAAAGCTCAGGGCTTAAAGGTGTAATTCTTGCTATTATCTTAGGATCAGCGGCAGCAGGACCTTTATATGGAGCTTTTCCTATAGCTGCAATTTTTATGAAAAAAGGAGTAAAATTCAGCAATGTACTGATATTTATAGGAGCTTGGTCGACTACCAAAGTTCCAATGTTTTTATTTGAGATGTCAGCTTTAGGCGTACGTTTTGCTGTGACTAGATTATTAATTGATATACCAGGGATTATTATAATAGCACATATTTTAAATCTTTTATTAACAAAGGATGAAATAGAAGAAATTTATAAAAATGCAGAGTCAATATTAGATTAA